CAAGCGCCAATCAAACATAGCTATATTCTAAGAGACAGTGGTAGTACGGAGCGGTGTGCTATGTCTACCAGTGACAAGGTTCCCAAAAACCAGTAACATAAAGACAGAAAACCAACGAGAAACTAGCAATTAACAATCCTAACCAATAACAGCCCGTCCAAAATAAGAAATGACAGTATACAGAAAAGACACGAAAAGCCAAGTTGTATTGAAGGCGAAATGGCTGACAAAGCGGCACAGCTACAGCCAATCAGAGAGCTCGCGTTGGTAATGCCCCGGTGGCTGCGAACAGTCATTATTTCATGAGGAGGGAATATAAATACCTGGTTCCCTGTTGTTGACAGAGACATCTCTATTCAGAAATCATCTTCTTTTGACTAGTTCAAAGTTCACTGTTCCTGATTTGCAACCTGCATCTGTCGTGATTGTCGCATCATATCGTTCAGTGATCTCCGAGATCGACCTCAGAATCTTACGTCATACATTCCAacaacgacgacaacaaaaTGGTCCACCCCAACACCACCTGCTGCAAGACCTCTGGAGACAGTGGTTGTGTCTGCGCTGCCCAGGCGAAGTGCTCCTGCGGCAAGGAAAACGCCCTCCACTGTTCCTGCAATAAAGCTTCGACTGAGAACGCTGTTTCCGGCGCGAGATGTTCGTGCAGTATGTTTTCCCATTATTCAGAAATGCGTTAAATCTCGAGGTACTAATTGATATAGGATCCCGCCCCGTTGGTCAATGTACCTGTGAACGATCGACGAGCGAAAACCAGCCGTTCAGTGGTTCCAGCTGCCCGTGCGGAGCCAGGCCCGAGGCATCGTGTACTTGCGAGAGAGCGGATGCGGTCGAGTCGGCTATTGAGACCGACTTCACCTCGTTTGGACGGTGAAATGATCTTGTGTTTAAACAATCTCTATGCATCTGGTTCAGGCGTTAGGTTCGGATATGGATTGGATCCACGAAAACATCAATAATATCACTACCATTACTATTACCATTACTTCCTCCCCAACACCGTATCCCTATGCTTAAACCTTCCATCCCGTTTAATCTGCTCATAAAAATTCCTCGCCCAATGCAAATGATACCCATCCCCCAACTCCGTAAACAACCTCACCGACACCTCCTGATCCTTAATATGCTCGGAATGATTAAACGGCGAATACATATACCTCCTCTGAATAGTCGGCATGCCACGATCCCACCCACGGTCCAGCACCGCATACCGCGCCACGGCTACGGCTTTGTTATCCGTGGCATACGCCCGCGGCGAACCTCGGAAGATATTCCGGGGGACCTGGTCGAGGAGTAAGATTAGGGCAAGCGCGCCCTCGCCGTCGCCTAGGTGCTGCCAGTCATCTAGAGAGCCGGATTGGGCGGATTCGTAGTCTGCGCTGAGGTGATGGCGGACGTATGCGTCGTCGGATGGGCTGCCGTACCAGAAGGGTTTTTCTTGGAGGTAGGTTGGGGAGGATTTGGGGCTGAACCAGAAGTCGAGGATGCGGGTGTAAGGTCGCGCCATCATTATTCCTCTCGATATTCGTATTGGTATCTTCTTTAGAGAGTTGGTGCAGTTGGAGTGCGGAGAACAAGGGTATCGCACCGCCACCGCATCAATGTTCTTCCTCGCACCGCCACAGCGGAACGCCGGCGCGGATCGGCGGGAAAGCGACAACGAGGTTGAGCATCGTATTGGACACACGAGCATCTGGATCGTTGTATGCTGGTTTGTTTGGACATAGCTCTCCTCATTTGATCTGGTTTAGGCacagttcgattgtgtggGTGAACTGAAACGATACCGAACCCGCGTCCCTGAGCCACCTCCACCCCCTGTCGCGTTTATCTGATCCCCTCGAGCTTCGTTGCAGAATTGCGGTTTCCTCACCATACCGCACGCCATGATCGATGCGGAATAAATACtgagcaaaaacaaaaaaaaaacgaacCGGGAATGATTGTATGACGCCGTGCCCTGAAAACCGTTGTCCTACGACCGGAAAGCCGAAAAGTGTGCGAGAACGCCGCCGACACATAGTTTACTACGCCCCTATTCCCTTGAAACCATAACCGGTGCGACCAAATACATGCCAATTCCAGCAACACCATGGCATCCATGCGAGGATTAGTCCAGTTCATTGCGGACCTGCGCAATGCACGCGCGCGAGAACTTGAGGAAAAACGGGTGAACAAGGAATTGGCCAACATTCGACAGAAGTTCAAGGGTGGCAGTTTGAACGGGtaccagaagaagaaatacgTTTGCAAGCTGCTCTATGTCTATATCCAGGGATATGATGTGGATTTCGGACATCTTGAGGCTGTGAATCTGATTTCGAGTACCAAGTATTCGGAAAAGCAGATTGGGTATCTGGCCGTTACGCTGTTTTTGCATGAGCAGCATGAGTTGCTGCATTTGGTTGTTAATAGTATTCGGAAGGACTTGTTGGATTATAATGAGTTGAATAATTGCTTGGCGCTGCATGCTGTTGCTAATGTTGGTGGGAGGGAGATGGGTGAGGCTTTGGCTACGGATGTTCATCGACTATTGATTTCTCCGTGCGTTCCCACCGTTTCTGTTGCTTGCGCCTGGATGCTAATTGATGCAGAACCTCGAAAGCATTCGTCAAAAAGAAGGCCGCCCTGACGCTTTTACGACTTTACCGCAAATATCCCGGCATTGTGCAGAACGAATGGGCCGAACGTATCATCTCCATCATGGATGACCCCGATATGGGTGTTACTCTGTCGATTACCTCGCTGGTCATGGCATTGGCCCAGGATAAGCCAGAAGAATATAGGGGATGCTACGTCAAGGCCGCACAGCGGCTGAAGAAGGTTGTCGTGGACAACGATGTTGCTCCAGATTACCTTTACTACCGCGTTCCATGCCCATGGATTCAGGTCAAGTTCCTCCGGCTGCTACAGTACTATCCTCCTTCCGGTATGTACCTTTACATCTCCTGTCAGGAAGCTTGCTCATTCGAGTAGAGGACAGCCATGTGCGGGAAATTATCCGCGAGTCCTTGCAACAAATCATGCATGTCGCCATGGATACGCCGAAGAACGTCCAGCAGAACAATGCTCAGAACGCAATTCTGTTCGAGGCAATTAACCTGCTCATTCACATGGACACTGAACACAACCTCATGATGCAAATCTCGTCGCGCTTGGGCAAATACATCCAGTCGCGGGAGACCAACGTCCGGTATCTGGGGTTGGAAGCCATGGTACACTTTGCAGCCCGGGCAGAGACACTCGACCCCATCAAAAAGCATCAGAATATCATCTTGGGTTCGCTTCGTGACCGAGATATCAGTGTCCGGCGTAAGGGTTTGGACCTGCTATACAGTATGTGTGATACGTCTAATGCCGGCCCCATCGTCAACGAACTCTTGCGTTATCTGCAGACAGCCGACTACGCAATTCGGGAGGAGATGGTGCTGAAGGTAGCCATTCTCACGGAAAAATACGCCACCGACGCCCAGTGGTACATCGACATGACTTTCAAGCTCCTCTCCCTGGCAGGTGACCACGTCAATGACGAAGTTTGGCAGCGTGTGATTCAGATCGTGACGAACAATGAGGAAATTCAGGCTTATGCTGCGCATACATTGCTTGGCTACCTGAAGACTGACTGCCACGAGAGCTTGGTCAAGATTGGTTGCTATGTTCTAGGAGAGTTTGGACATCTGATTGCCGACAACCAGGGTTCCAGCCCGATTGAGCAATTCATCGCCTTGCAGGCCAAGATGATCACCAGCACTGACAACACACGGGCAATGATTCTTTCGTCGTTTGTCAA
This Aspergillus chevalieri M1 DNA, chromosome 3, nearly complete sequence DNA region includes the following protein-coding sequences:
- a CDS encoding AP-2 complex subunit alpha (COG:U;~EggNog:ENOG410Q10Q;~InterPro:IPR016024,IPR011989,IPR012295,IPR013041, IPR002553,IPR008152,IPR003164,IPR017104,IPR009028;~PFAM:PF01602,PF02296,PF02883;~go_component: GO:0030117 - membrane coat [Evidence IEA];~go_component: GO:0030122 - AP-2 adaptor complex [Evidence IEA];~go_component: GO:0030131 - clathrin adaptor complex [Evidence IEA];~go_function: GO:0035615 - clathrin adaptor activity [Evidence IEA];~go_process: GO:0006886 - intracellular protein transport [Evidence IEA];~go_process: GO:0015031 - protein transport [Evidence IEA];~go_process: GO:0016192 - vesicle-mediated transport [Evidence IEA];~go_process: GO:0072583 - clathrin-dependent endocytosis [Evidence IEA]); this encodes MASMRGLVQFIADLRNARARELEEKRVNKELANIRQKFKGGSLNGYQKKKYVCKLLYVYIQGYDVDFGHLEAVNLISSTKYSEKQIGYLAVTLFLHEQHELLHLVVNSIRKDLLDYNELNNCLALHAVANVGGREMGEALATDVHRLLISPTSKAFVKKKAALTLLRLYRKYPGIVQNEWAERIISIMDDPDMGVTLSITSLVMALAQDKPEEYRGCYVKAAQRLKKVVVDNDVAPDYLYYRVPCPWIQVKFLRLLQYYPPSEDSHVREIIRESLQQIMHVAMDTPKNVQQNNAQNAILFEAINLLIHMDTEHNLMMQISSRLGKYIQSRETNVRYLGLEAMVHFAARAETLDPIKKHQNIILGSLRDRDISVRRKGLDLLYSMCDTSNAGPIVNELLRYLQTADYAIREEMVLKVAILTEKYATDAQWYIDMTFKLLSLAGDHVNDEVWQRVIQIVTNNEEIQAYAAHTLLGYLKTDCHESLVKIGCYVLGEFGHLIADNQGSSPIEQFIALQAKMITSTDNTRAMILSSFVKFVNLFPEIKPQLLHIFRLYCHSPDSELQQRAFEYLSLATLPTDDLLRTVCDEMPPFSERASILLSRLHQRTAGTTERKTWVVGGKDANADKKEVLMAQNTGLKRTFTTIVNGSSGAASAASPVSSAGDLAGLDLSGPSAAPPPNLASAAHLTPEWEVGYNRCYFADEGVLFEDAQIQVGLRSEFRGHMGVVKIYLTNKSSYPIGSLTTTLDNPSSPQLKIDSKNLPEPHVPAAGQTQQTFFFEAHGAFAAAPTIRISYLAGALQAYTLQLPIQMHKYMEPSTLSAEEFFKRWRQIGGGPLESQHTFGVTAKGKSITETFTRRLVEGFRWRILDGVDPNPRNIVGCGVYQFAGGKTGCLLRLEPNYERKMYRITIRATQEGVPQSLVKQMELKLSQGTKDGA
- a CDS encoding DUF924 family protein (COG:S;~EggNog:ENOG410PT58;~InterPro:IPR011990,IPR010323;~PFAM:PF06041;~go_function: GO:0005515 - protein binding [Evidence IEA]) — its product is MLVCPIRCSTSLSLSRRSAPAFRCGGARKNIDAVAVRYPCSPHSNCTNSLKKIPIRISRGIMMARPYTRILDFWFSPKSSPTYLQEKPFWYGSPSDDAYVRHHLSADYESAQSGSLDDWQHLGDGEGALALILLLDQVPRNIFRGSPRAYATDNKAVAVARYAVLDRGWDRGMPTIQRRYMYSPFNHSEHIKDQEVSVRLFTELGDGYHLHWARNFYEQIKRDGRFKHRDTVLGRK
- a CDS encoding putative copper resistance protein Crd2 (COG:S;~EggNog:ENOG410PR7N), producing MVHPNTTCCKTSGDSGCVCAAQAKCSCGKENALHCSCNKASTENAVSGARCSCRSRPVGQCTCERSTSENQPFSGSSCPCGARPEASCTCERADAVESAIETDFTSFGR